Proteins encoded together in one Riemerella anatipestifer window:
- a CDS encoding IS982-like element ISRa1 family transposase, whose product MNNLEQIYERILEVLGLFSENQLISYQRRTPKMSDLEVISLNITAEYLSIDSELQLFRKLPNSLINKIERSVYNKRKRRLSLQTEQIRQRISMEFNEFEDIFIVDSMPMKVCENARSTRSKICKEQSYSSPTYGYCASQKLYFYGYKLHAVCSLNGVIKNFDISPASVHDIHYLKDIGEQMRNCTLIGDRGYLSAKVQIDLFNYANIKLDTPMRSNQKDYIPQFSLYKKKRKRIEIFFSQLCDQFMIKRNYAKTFEGFKTRIISKITAATVIQYINKFIFQRKLNHLKISII is encoded by the coding sequence ATGAACAACTTAGAGCAAATATATGAAAGAATTTTGGAAGTTTTAGGACTTTTTTCAGAAAATCAACTGATTAGTTATCAGAGAAGAACACCTAAAATGAGCGATTTAGAAGTCATAAGTCTTAATATTACTGCTGAATACTTGAGTATTGATAGCGAATTACAGTTATTTAGAAAATTGCCAAACTCTCTGATAAACAAAATTGAAAGAAGTGTTTACAATAAGCGAAAACGAAGACTATCCCTACAAACAGAGCAAATTAGACAGCGTATTTCGATGGAGTTCAATGAGTTTGAAGATATTTTTATCGTTGATAGCATGCCAATGAAAGTTTGTGAAAACGCTCGTTCTACTCGTTCAAAAATTTGTAAAGAGCAATCCTATTCTTCACCAACATATGGTTATTGTGCTTCACAGAAATTATATTTCTATGGCTATAAACTACACGCAGTATGTTCTTTAAATGGTGTGATTAAGAATTTTGATATAAGCCCTGCATCCGTTCACGACATCCACTATTTAAAAGATATTGGTGAGCAAATGCGAAACTGTACTTTAATTGGAGATAGAGGCTATTTATCAGCAAAAGTTCAAATAGATTTATTTAACTATGCTAATATTAAATTAGATACACCAATGAGAAGTAATCAGAAAGATTATATTCCTCAATTTTCATTGTACAAGAAAAAGCGAAAACGAATTGAGATATTTTTCTCTCAACTTTGCGACCAATTTATGATTAAAAGAAACTATGCTAAAACTTTTGAAGGCTTTAAAACAAGGATAATCAGTAAAATAACCGCCGCAACGGTTATTCAATATATCAATAAATTTATCTTCCAAAGAAAATTAAATCATCTAAAAATCAGTATTATTTAA
- the lipA gene encoding lipoyl synthase, producing the protein MENNIQENNTVIQKPKWIRVKLPTGKNYRELRTLVDKYKLNTICQSGSCPNMGECWGEGTATFMILGNICTRSCGFCGVKTGKPLDVNWDEPEKVARSIKLMKIKHAVLTSVDRDDLKDIGSILWAETVNAVRRISPTTTMETLIPDFQGITKHIDRIVEVAPEVVSHNMETVKRLTREVRIQAKYERSLEVLRYLKEAGQRRTKTGIMLGLGEEKDEVFQTIEDIRNANVDVITLGQYLQPTKKHLPVKRFITPEEFEEYGAFAKSLGFRHVESSPLVRSSYHAEKHIH; encoded by the coding sequence ATGGAAAATAATATACAAGAAAACAATACCGTAATACAAAAACCAAAATGGATAAGAGTAAAGCTTCCCACAGGTAAAAACTACCGCGAGTTAAGAACCCTTGTGGACAAATACAAACTCAATACTATCTGCCAAAGTGGTTCTTGCCCTAATATGGGCGAATGTTGGGGAGAAGGTACTGCCACTTTTATGATTTTAGGCAATATTTGTACTAGAAGCTGTGGTTTTTGTGGAGTAAAAACAGGAAAACCACTAGATGTTAATTGGGACGAGCCAGAGAAAGTGGCTCGTTCTATCAAACTAATGAAAATAAAACACGCCGTGCTTACTTCAGTCGACAGAGATGATTTGAAAGACATAGGTTCTATTTTATGGGCTGAGACGGTAAATGCCGTTCGTAGGATTTCGCCAACTACTACAATGGAAACTCTTATCCCAGATTTCCAAGGGATTACGAAGCATATCGACCGTATAGTAGAGGTAGCTCCAGAAGTAGTTTCACACAATATGGAAACGGTAAAAAGACTTACCAGAGAAGTAAGGATACAGGCAAAATATGAAAGAAGCCTAGAAGTTTTAAGATATCTGAAAGAAGCAGGACAACGCCGTACCAAAACAGGGATAATGCTAGGTTTAGGGGAAGAGAAAGATGAAGTTTTCCAAACTATTGAGGATATTAGAAATGCCAATGTAGATGTTATCACACTTGGACAGTATTTACAACCCACAAAAAAACATTTACCTGTAAAAAGATTTATCACTCCAGAAGAATTTGAAGAGTATGGGGCATTTGCAAAAAGCCTAGGATTTCGCCATGTTGAAAGTTCTCCGCTTGTAAGAAGCTCTTACCATGCAGAAAAGCATATCCATTAA
- the pfkA gene encoding 6-phosphofructokinase — protein sequence MSESKLKRIGVLTSGGDSPGMNAAIRAVVRTAHYYGIECMGIREGYNGLIEGNMIKMGPRSVKNIINQGGTILKSARSKEFRTVEGRLKAFEQCQKNEIGALVCIGGDGTFTGAKVFSEEYGIKVVGVPGTIDNDIFGTDFTIGYDTALNTAVEAIDKIRDTATSHNRVFFVEVMGRDAGFIALNSGIASGAIDILIPERKDSLEEMFENFHNAQKRGKTSSIVVVAEGEQLASTYELAEKTQKEFPDYDIRVTILGHIQRGGMPSCADRVLASRLGYGAVEGLRKGLTNVMAGIRANQLVFTPIEDAIRKHNEINQDLLKISEILAV from the coding sequence ATGTCAGAATCAAAGTTGAAAAGGATAGGGGTTCTTACTTCTGGAGGGGATTCTCCAGGTATGAATGCGGCGATAAGGGCAGTGGTAAGAACAGCTCATTATTATGGTATAGAATGTATGGGGATTAGAGAAGGGTACAATGGGCTTATAGAAGGGAACATGATTAAAATGGGACCTAGATCTGTTAAGAATATTATTAACCAAGGTGGTACAATTCTAAAATCAGCAAGGTCTAAAGAGTTTAGAACAGTAGAGGGGAGATTAAAGGCTTTTGAACAATGCCAAAAGAATGAAATAGGAGCTTTGGTTTGTATTGGTGGAGATGGTACTTTTACAGGAGCAAAAGTTTTCAGCGAAGAGTATGGTATCAAGGTGGTGGGTGTACCTGGAACTATTGATAATGATATCTTCGGTACTGATTTTACGATAGGATATGACACAGCTCTTAACACCGCGGTGGAAGCTATAGACAAAATAAGAGATACGGCAACCTCTCATAACAGAGTGTTTTTTGTGGAAGTGATGGGGAGAGATGCAGGTTTTATAGCACTTAATAGCGGTATTGCTTCAGGAGCTATAGATATTTTGATACCAGAGAGAAAGGATAGTCTAGAGGAAATGTTTGAGAATTTCCATAATGCTCAAAAACGAGGTAAAACATCGTCTATTGTAGTGGTGGCAGAAGGGGAGCAGTTGGCTTCTACCTATGAATTAGCCGAGAAAACTCAAAAAGAGTTCCCTGACTACGATATTAGAGTAACTATTTTGGGGCATATCCAAAGAGGAGGGATGCCTAGTTGTGCTGATAGGGTATTGGCAAGTAGATTGGGTTATGGTGCAGTAGAAGGACTTAGAAAAGGTCTTACTAATGTGATGGCGGGGATAAGAGCCAATCAGCTCGTTTTTACTCCAATAGAAGATGCTATTAGAAAACATAATGAAATCAATCAAGATTTACTGAAGATATCAGAAATTTTGGCGGTGTAG
- a CDS encoding NUDIX hydrolase yields the protein MKINKINIRVYGIYLNDKSEILALEEKYAGEDLTKLPGGGLEYGEGLLDCLRREFWEELNLTVESAQHFYTQEDFLVSKFRDNEQLLTVYYLVEIEGLTSLKIKEPSIENIKWVALKDQCPFKLPIDKRVFEKLKVIYS from the coding sequence ATGAAAATAAACAAAATAAATATTCGAGTTTATGGTATCTATCTGAATGACAAATCCGAAATTTTAGCTTTAGAAGAAAAATATGCTGGAGAAGACCTTACCAAACTCCCTGGCGGCGGACTAGAATACGGAGAAGGACTGCTAGATTGCCTCCGAAGAGAATTTTGGGAAGAACTAAATTTAACAGTAGAATCAGCCCAACATTTCTACACACAGGAAGATTTTTTAGTTTCTAAATTTAGAGATAACGAACAATTACTTACAGTCTATTATTTAGTAGAAATAGAAGGTTTAACATCGCTAAAAATAAAAGAGCCTAGTATAGAAAACATCAAATGGGTAGCTCTAAAAGACCAATGCCCTTTTAAGCTACCCATTGATAAAAGAGTTTTTGAAAAACTAAAAGTTATTTATTCTTAA
- a CDS encoding TonB-dependent receptor, whose translation MMLFFSTVLNAQLYFIEGQIRDLHDNTPLANAKISINGKLIITSDTQGNFNFSYKKGTHHLLITHLDCEPFTKKITLDRNIKINIFLEHHTNEIETVVVHGIHKKSGTAVIKTLEQSFLEQKTTENLGNILSEISGVNNIKTGNNISKPVIQGLYGSRVLVMNNGIKMAEQEWGIEHAPSVDPNAFDHIDVVKGASALKYGGDAIGGVILLESPKYSKKDTLMGKVALSGISNGKGLALNTDITKTWQNGWALRTQGSAKKLGDLETPNYSLQNTGADENAFHFSLQKREYEYGITAKYSFINQNFGIYKGAHISNARNFADAINNGQSYFTGNFGYKIENPKQEVSHHIAKLEAYKRLGKLGKFTLEYAFQQNHRFEYDIRRGAYNDKPATDLLLTTQSLALYHLLERPNWQWETGLSGNYQVNFPDPKTERSRLIPDYHRYDTGAFSIFKYQKNLWKWEAALRYDMNFYDVYKYYLNKDWVAYNQAFQQFVIESKGVKTLVRPKLYYHNISASLGMEYQPTRFLTTKFNLIRNSRSPNIAELFADGLHHAAAIIEKGSMSIKNEETYQAHLSIGIKTSVLNGFKLNVNPYYFISDSFINQTPNGVESTIRGNFPVWQYQQIKAKMYGIDIDSELNITPKLQWNGAMSYVYGQDLTHNEPLILMPPMQIKNALRYDNKGKKPWHIQIENLVVFKQKRFPMRLLSYDVYENNTIAKEWLDISTPPAGYQIWNLNAGAKLTRNIQLNLSVNNIFNTTYREYLNRLRFFSDALGRNIIFTCQFNF comes from the coding sequence ATGATGTTGTTTTTCAGCACCGTTCTAAATGCACAGCTTTACTTCATAGAAGGACAGATAAGAGATTTGCACGACAATACGCCTTTGGCTAACGCTAAAATAAGCATTAACGGAAAACTCATTATTACTTCTGATACTCAAGGAAATTTTAATTTTTCTTACAAAAAAGGCACTCATCATCTTTTGATAACCCACTTAGATTGTGAACCTTTTACTAAGAAGATAACGCTTGATAGAAACATTAAAATCAATATTTTCCTTGAACATCATACTAATGAAATAGAAACTGTAGTAGTACACGGCATTCATAAAAAGTCGGGAACGGCGGTTATCAAAACATTAGAACAGTCTTTTTTAGAACAAAAAACTACCGAAAATTTAGGCAACATATTGTCTGAAATTTCTGGAGTAAATAATATTAAAACAGGGAATAACATTTCTAAACCTGTTATACAAGGGCTTTACGGTAGTAGAGTATTAGTGATGAACAACGGCATCAAAATGGCAGAACAAGAATGGGGCATAGAACACGCTCCTAGCGTGGACCCCAACGCTTTTGACCATATAGATGTTGTAAAGGGAGCGTCTGCACTAAAGTATGGTGGAGATGCCATAGGTGGCGTTATACTATTAGAAAGCCCTAAATATTCTAAAAAAGACACCCTTATGGGTAAAGTAGCTTTATCAGGTATCAGCAATGGTAAAGGCTTGGCTCTGAATACGGATATTACAAAGACTTGGCAAAACGGTTGGGCTTTGCGTACGCAAGGTTCTGCCAAAAAGCTAGGAGATTTGGAAACGCCCAATTATAGTTTACAAAATACAGGTGCAGATGAAAACGCCTTCCACTTTTCCCTACAAAAAAGAGAATACGAATACGGAATCACAGCTAAATATTCTTTCATCAACCAAAATTTTGGAATTTATAAAGGGGCTCATATCAGTAATGCAAGAAACTTTGCCGATGCCATCAACAACGGACAATCCTACTTTACAGGTAATTTTGGTTATAAAATAGAGAATCCTAAACAAGAAGTTAGCCATCACATTGCTAAATTGGAGGCTTACAAAAGGTTAGGAAAGCTAGGGAAATTTACTTTAGAGTATGCCTTTCAGCAAAATCATAGATTTGAATACGATATTCGTAGAGGAGCGTACAATGATAAACCTGCTACCGATCTACTACTAACTACCCAAAGTTTGGCTCTTTATCATCTATTAGAAAGACCCAACTGGCAGTGGGAAACAGGTCTATCAGGAAATTATCAGGTTAATTTTCCCGACCCAAAAACGGAGCGTTCTCGTTTAATACCAGATTACCACAGGTATGATACTGGTGCTTTTTCTATTTTCAAATATCAAAAAAATCTTTGGAAATGGGAAGCAGCTTTAAGGTATGATATGAATTTCTACGACGTGTATAAATATTACCTTAATAAAGATTGGGTAGCTTACAACCAAGCATTTCAGCAGTTTGTAATTGAAAGCAAAGGCGTGAAAACATTGGTACGTCCAAAACTTTATTATCATAATATATCAGCATCGTTGGGTATGGAATATCAGCCCACTCGCTTTCTTACTACCAAATTTAATTTGATAAGAAACAGCCGAAGTCCTAATATCGCAGAATTATTCGCTGATGGACTACACCACGCTGCCGCCATCATTGAAAAGGGAAGTATGAGCATCAAAAACGAGGAAACCTACCAAGCCCACCTAAGCATTGGTATAAAAACCTCCGTTCTTAATGGCTTTAAACTTAATGTTAATCCGTATTATTTCATTTCCGATAGTTTTATTAACCAAACACCTAACGGAGTGGAAAGTACCATTCGTGGGAACTTTCCTGTATGGCAATATCAACAGATTAAAGCCAAAATGTATGGGATAGACATAGATTCGGAGCTTAACATTACCCCAAAATTACAATGGAATGGAGCAATGAGCTATGTATACGGACAAGATTTAACCCATAATGAACCTCTGATACTTATGCCTCCAATGCAGATTAAAAACGCACTAAGGTATGATAACAAAGGTAAAAAACCGTGGCATATACAAATAGAAAACCTAGTGGTATTTAAGCAGAAAAGGTTTCCTATGAGACTTTTATCCTACGATGTATATGAGAACAATACAATAGCCAAAGAGTGGCTAGACATTAGTACACCACCCGCAGGTTATCAAATTTGGAACCTCAATGCTGGAGCAAAGCTCACTAGAAACATTCAGCTTAATTTAAGTGTTAATAATATATTCAACACAACTTATAGAGAATATCTTAACCGTTTAAGATTTTTCTCTGATGCTTTGGGACGAAATATTATTTTTACTTGTCAATTTAATTTTTAA
- a CDS encoding peptide MFS transporter, with product MKTKHPKGLPFLFFTEMWERFGYYLILGIFVLYMIDPTETGGLAFDDKNADDIFGTFIALTYLTPFLGGFLADRLLGYIKAVYIGGLFMGLGYIGLGVFKDMPMFYTSLGLIIVGNGFFKPSISTLLGNLYSEEPYKANKDAGYNIFYMGINIGAFVCNIIAAFMRNKFGWGEAFITAGVGMFLGLIIFSLGRKHILNANILKPVQEGDTKISAILTKVFLPAILVGVLGWFIPGNIFGADSTDAFIFACIPVIIFYVSLYVKANKEDKAPIGALLAIFAVSLMFWAVFKQNGTALTRWAKYYTDRSVPSVVEKPLADIYLVDTKDYKTQEVPVYDEQYQAVKDADGNPIKEQGKDIYFRNIDEVQKQKLEANPNDKVYLYNTELFQSINPFWVILLTPVVVGFFVMLRKKGKEPTTPAKIVLGLFISALSCLVMVGAVYAGDNGLVKVSAMWLVAAYGVITIGELCLSPMGLSLVSKLSPPRITALMMGGFFLSTAIGNKLSGVLSSMWYSYDNKANFFLVNFVLLLLATLLGLSILKKLNKAMKE from the coding sequence ATGAAAACAAAACATCCTAAAGGGCTACCTTTTTTATTCTTCACCGAAATGTGGGAAAGGTTTGGTTATTATCTTATTTTGGGTATTTTCGTGCTTTATATGATTGACCCTACGGAGACAGGAGGTCTCGCTTTTGATGATAAAAATGCTGATGATATATTTGGAACTTTTATCGCTCTTACCTATCTCACACCATTTCTTGGAGGTTTTTTAGCGGATAGATTGCTAGGTTACATTAAGGCGGTTTATATAGGAGGATTATTTATGGGGTTAGGTTATATAGGTTTAGGAGTTTTTAAAGATATGCCCATGTTTTATACCTCATTGGGGCTTATTATTGTTGGGAATGGTTTTTTTAAACCTAGTATTTCTACATTACTTGGTAATTTGTACTCGGAAGAACCTTATAAAGCTAATAAAGATGCGGGATACAATATTTTCTATATGGGAATAAACATTGGTGCTTTTGTCTGTAATATTATTGCGGCGTTTATGAGGAATAAATTTGGTTGGGGAGAGGCCTTTATTACCGCAGGAGTAGGAATGTTTTTGGGACTTATTATCTTTAGTCTGGGTAGAAAGCATATTTTAAATGCTAATATTCTTAAACCTGTTCAGGAAGGTGATACTAAGATTAGTGCCATACTCACAAAAGTATTTTTACCTGCGATTTTAGTAGGAGTGTTAGGTTGGTTTATTCCAGGTAATATCTTTGGAGCAGATAGTACAGATGCATTTATTTTTGCGTGTATTCCTGTAATTATATTCTATGTTTCTCTTTATGTGAAAGCTAATAAGGAGGATAAAGCTCCTATTGGTGCGCTGTTAGCGATATTTGCGGTAAGTCTAATGTTTTGGGCTGTGTTTAAACAAAACGGAACTGCACTTACGAGATGGGCAAAATACTACACTGATAGAAGTGTGCCTTCTGTTGTAGAAAAACCTTTAGCTGACATCTATTTAGTAGATACTAAAGACTATAAAACTCAAGAAGTACCTGTGTATGACGAGCAATATCAGGCAGTAAAAGATGCAGATGGTAACCCTATTAAAGAACAAGGGAAGGATATCTATTTTAGAAATATAGATGAGGTACAAAAACAAAAATTAGAGGCTAACCCTAATGATAAGGTTTACCTTTATAATACAGAGCTATTTCAGTCTATCAATCCATTTTGGGTAATTTTGCTTACCCCAGTAGTAGTAGGCTTTTTTGTAATGCTTAGAAAGAAAGGAAAAGAACCTACAACTCCAGCTAAAATAGTTTTAGGATTATTCATCTCTGCTCTTAGTTGTTTAGTTATGGTAGGTGCAGTATATGCAGGAGATAATGGTTTAGTAAAAGTTTCTGCTATGTGGCTCGTAGCAGCTTACGGTGTAATTACGATTGGTGAATTATGTTTATCTCCTATGGGGTTATCTTTAGTATCCAAGCTATCACCTCCTAGAATTACAGCTCTAATGATGGGCGGGTTTTTCTTATCCACAGCCATAGGTAACAAACTTTCAGGAGTACTATCTAGTATGTGGTATAGCTATGATAACAAAGCCAACTTCTTTTTGGTAAATTTTGTATTGCTTTTACTAGCAACATTGTTGGGACTATCAATACTTAAAAAACTAAATAAAGCAATGAAAGAGTAA
- the gap gene encoding type I glyceraldehyde-3-phosphate dehydrogenase yields MSTIKVGINGFGRIGSLVFNAMMERDNIEVVGINDLINAEYMAYMLKYDSVHGKFDGEVSVEGNGLVVNGKRIRVTAEKDPNNLKWNEVGADYIVESTGLFLTKETAQAHINAGAKKVVLSAPSKDDTPMFVMGVNHKDLTADQQIFSNASCTTNCLAPLAKVVHDNFGIVEGLMTTVHATTATQRTVDGPSMKDWRGGRSALLNIIPSSTGAAKAVGKVIPSLNGKLTGMSFRVPTADVSVVDLTVRLEKGASYDEICAAIKAASEGELKGILGYTEDLVVSQDFIGDKRTSIFDKDAGIMLSPNFVKLVSWYDNETGYSNKLTDLLVHSASL; encoded by the coding sequence ATGTCAACAATCAAAGTAGGAATTAACGGTTTCGGAAGAATCGGAAGTTTAGTGTTCAACGCAATGATGGAGAGAGATAACATCGAAGTGGTGGGTATCAATGACCTTATCAATGCGGAATATATGGCGTATATGTTGAAATACGACTCTGTTCACGGGAAATTTGATGGAGAAGTTTCTGTAGAAGGGAATGGTTTAGTGGTAAATGGTAAAAGAATAAGAGTAACTGCAGAAAAAGACCCAAACAATCTAAAATGGAATGAAGTAGGTGCGGACTATATCGTGGAATCTACAGGATTGTTCTTAACTAAAGAAACAGCTCAGGCTCACATCAATGCAGGTGCTAAAAAAGTAGTTCTATCTGCTCCTTCTAAAGATGACACTCCAATGTTTGTAATGGGAGTTAACCATAAAGATTTAACTGCTGACCAGCAAATATTCTCTAACGCTTCTTGTACTACTAACTGTCTTGCTCCTTTAGCAAAGGTAGTTCACGATAACTTTGGTATCGTAGAAGGGTTAATGACTACGGTACACGCTACTACTGCAACGCAAAGAACGGTAGATGGTCCTTCTATGAAAGATTGGAGAGGTGGTCGTTCAGCACTTCTTAACATTATCCCGTCTTCTACAGGTGCTGCTAAAGCGGTAGGTAAGGTAATTCCTTCGCTTAATGGTAAACTTACAGGTATGTCTTTCCGTGTACCAACGGCTGATGTTTCTGTAGTGGATTTAACAGTGAGACTAGAGAAAGGTGCTTCTTATGATGAAATTTGTGCAGCTATTAAAGCAGCTTCAGAAGGAGAGCTTAAAGGTATCCTTGGTTATACAGAAGACTTAGTAGTGTCTCAAGACTTTATTGGAGATAAGAGAACTTCTATCTTTGATAAAGATGCAGGTATTATGCTTTCTCCTAACTTTGTTAAATTAGTATCTTGGTACGATAACGAAACAGGTTATTCTAATAAATTAACAGACTTATTAGTACACTCTGCTTCTTTATAA
- a CDS encoding IS982-like element ISRa1 family transposase gives MNNIEQIYERILEVLGLFSENQLISYQRRTPKMSDLEVISLNITAEYLSIDSELQFFRKLPNSLINKIERSVYNKRKRRLSLQTEQIRQRISMEFNEFEDIFIVDSMPMKVCENARSTRSKICKEQSYSSPTYGYCASQKLYFYGYKLHAVCSLNGVIKNFDISPASVHDIHYLKDIGEQMRNCTLIGDRGYLSAKVQIDLFNYANIKLDTPMRSNQKDYIPQFSLYKKKRKRIETFFSQLCDQFMIKRNYAKTFEGFKTRIISKITAATVIQYINKFIFQRKLNHLKISII, from the coding sequence ATGAACAACATAGAGCAAATATATGAAAGAATTTTGGAAGTTTTAGGACTTTTTTCAGAAAATCAACTGATTAGTTATCAGAGAAGAACACCTAAAATGAGCGATTTAGAAGTCATAAGTCTTAATATTACTGCTGAATACTTGAGTATTGATAGCGAATTACAGTTCTTTAGAAAATTGCCAAACTCTCTGATAAACAAAATTGAAAGAAGTGTTTACAATAAGCGAAAACGAAGACTATCCCTACAAACAGAGCAAATTAGACAGCGTATTTCGATGGAGTTCAATGAGTTTGAAGATATTTTTATCGTTGATAGCATGCCAATGAAAGTTTGTGAAAACGCTCGTTCTACTCGTTCAAAAATTTGTAAAGAGCAATCCTATTCTTCACCAACATATGGTTATTGTGCTTCACAGAAATTATATTTCTATGGCTATAAACTACACGCAGTATGTTCTTTAAATGGTGTGATTAAGAATTTTGATATAAGCCCTGCATCCGTTCACGACATCCACTATTTAAAAGATATTGGTGAGCAAATGCGAAACTGTACTTTAATTGGAGATAGAGGCTATTTATCAGCAAAAGTTCAAATAGATTTATTTAACTATGCTAATATTAAATTAGATACACCAATGAGAAGTAATCAGAAAGATTATATTCCTCAATTTTCATTGTACAAGAAAAAGCGAAAACGAATTGAGACATTTTTCTCTCAACTTTGCGACCAATTTATGATTAAAAGAAACTATGCTAAAACTTTTGAAGGCTTTAAAACAAGGATAATCAGTAAAATAACCGCCGCAACGGTTATTCAATATATCAATAAATTTATCTTCCAAAGAAAATTAAATCATCTAAAAATCAGTATTATTTAA
- a CDS encoding RNA polymerase sigma factor, with product MEDKFLLDLIEKAKNKDQKSQTKLINKFWVSVFSFVMKKVKNETEADEITVNVFSKVLSKIDLYDPNFQFKTWVLTIAQNTIIDYWRKKNRDSETSIEYMEEFRNTLVKSPEELLISEEEDKEIIKVIESLEANYQEIINLRFFEEKSIKEISDILNISVSNAKVRIMRAKKVLKELLKNNINGK from the coding sequence GTGGAAGACAAGTTTTTATTAGACCTCATCGAAAAAGCAAAGAATAAGGATCAAAAATCCCAAACAAAACTTATCAATAAGTTTTGGGTAAGTGTTTTTTCTTTTGTGATGAAAAAGGTAAAAAATGAGACAGAAGCAGACGAAATCACAGTAAATGTATTCTCTAAAGTACTATCAAAAATAGACCTTTACGACCCTAATTTCCAATTTAAAACTTGGGTGCTTACCATAGCCCAAAATACTATAATAGACTATTGGAGAAAAAAAAACAGGGATAGTGAAACATCAATAGAATACATGGAGGAGTTTAGAAACACTTTAGTAAAATCTCCTGAAGAGTTACTAATTTCCGAAGAAGAGGACAAAGAAATCATCAAAGTTATAGAATCTTTAGAGGCTAATTATCAAGAAATTATCAATCTAAGATTTTTTGAAGAAAAAAGTATTAAAGAAATTTCGGATATATTGAATATTTCGGTTTCTAATGCTAAAGTAAGAATAATGAGAGCTAAAAAAGTATTAAAAGAACTACTCAAAAACAACATCAATGGAAAATAA
- a CDS encoding porin family protein, producing the protein MKKVFLLGALALYSVTNAQLKFGGKAGYALSEVGDTGAVRSLSIGGTSISSSSSSTFYAGFLAEYKFTNKWAVQGEILYSPLKGVEEFNSKTGSIYTDKKLTYTLNNLLVPVSAKYYVIKNLALSGGFNLGVILSAKVKENSETNISGTVEKTNNTTNIKKNINSFDFSPFIGAEYNFSNGLFLDTRYNIGVTDLAKSKDDNIKSRLWQIGFGYKF; encoded by the coding sequence ATGAAAAAAGTATTTTTACTAGGAGCATTAGCTCTGTACAGCGTTACAAATGCACAACTTAAATTTGGTGGAAAAGCAGGATACGCCTTATCCGAAGTCGGAGATACAGGAGCTGTACGCTCTCTAAGTATAGGTGGCACTAGCATTTCTTCTTCTAGCTCATCTACATTTTATGCAGGTTTTCTTGCAGAATACAAATTTACTAACAAATGGGCAGTTCAAGGAGAAATACTATACTCTCCCTTAAAAGGAGTAGAAGAATTCAACAGTAAAACAGGTAGTATCTATACCGATAAAAAACTAACTTACACCTTGAATAATTTGCTGGTTCCTGTATCTGCTAAATACTATGTAATAAAGAATTTAGCTTTATCTGGAGGCTTTAATCTTGGAGTTATTTTATCGGCGAAGGTTAAAGAAAATTCTGAAACCAATATATCTGGTACTGTAGAAAAAACAAACAACACAACTAACATTAAAAAAAACATCAACTCGTTTGATTTTTCACCGTTTATAGGAGCTGAATATAATTTCAGTAATGGGTTGTTCTTAGATACAAGGTACAACATTGGAGTTACCGATTTAGCTAAATCTAAAGATGATAATATCAAAAGTAGACTTTGGCAAATAGGGTTTGGCTACAAGTTTTAG